The region GGTCGCCCAGGAACTGTTCGTGACACAAGGCGTCGAGGCCACCTCGATCCGGCGTATCGCCACCATGGCCGGGGTGACCTCGCCGGTGATCTATCACCATTTCGAGGACAAGGAGGCCCTGCTGCTGGCGGTCTGCCAGGAGTTCTTCAAGGGCCTGATCGCGATCGGCGATGCAGCCCCCGCCCCCGACGACGAGCGCGAAGGCCCCTTCACCCGCCTGCGCGGCATCATGCGCGCCTATGTGATGTTCGGGCTGGAGAATCCGGACATCTACAAGCTGGTGTTCATGAGCCATATCGCGTCGCTGAAGCGCGACAAGTTCCCCAAGGGCCACCGCCGCCGCCCGGGTGCCCCGCCCCCGGGGGAAGACGAGGGTTTCGGCATGCGCGCCTTCGCCGTGCTGGAAGGCGAGATCGAGCGCCTGATGGCCCTGGGCCGGCTGAAGGGCGACGATCCCTATGCGCTGGCCGAGGTCGTCTGGGCCACCGGCCACGGCATGGTCTCGCTGATGATCACCCATGCCGACTTCGAGTGGACGCCCCTCGACAAGTTCCTGGACCTGTCGGTCGAGGCCATGCTGCACGGCATTGCCCGCTAGGGATTGGGCCGCCCGCCGCGCGACAGGCGCAGGTCGATATCCTCCAGCACGGGCATCAGGTCGGCCACGGAATCGATGACATAGTCGACATCCAGGGCATTGTGCTTGGCTTCCGCCCTGGCCCGCAGCCGCGCCTGTTCGGCCGGGTCCAGCGCCGTCCACTCGTCCAGGGACAGCCCGACCATGTTGCCCGAGATGCTGAGGCCCACGGTCCAGGTGCCGCTGGCCTTGCCTTCCAGGATGCCCGGCTCGGTATCGTCGATCTTCACCACCGTGTGGGGCGGTGCCACCCCGAGATCGGCAAAGGTGCGGTACATCATCAGCGGTCCCGGCCGGCCATCGGCGAGGTCGCCGGCGCACACCAGGTTGTCGGGTGTGTAACCTTGCGCAGCAGCGATCGGCACCAGCCGCTCCATGATCGAGCGGACATAGCCGGTGGTGGAGCCGACCTTCAGGCCCGCGTGCGGCACGATCGATAAGTCTCGACGGCACCGGGAATGAGGTCGGCATAGTCGGTCACCACCGCCTCGTTCAGCGGCACGAAAACCGCGTAGACTTGGTCGATATCGGCCTCGCCCGGCAGGTGCCCATGGGCCGCCTGCCAGCGCGCGGCAATGTCCGCGTCGGCCATCAGGGTGGCGATATGGGCCCGCTTGGGCAGGCCCATGGGCTTGCGCGCCTGCGCGATCGAGATATCGACGCCCAGCCGCTTGTAGGCTTCGACGAAAGCCCCCATGGGCGCCCGCGAGCCGAAATCGACCATCGTCCCGGCCCAATCGAAAACCACGGCCTTGAGCTGGCGGAACGGGGTGACGGGCATCGGCGGCTCCTGAAAGGTACAGGAACCTAGCCTAGCGGCGTTTCATATCCGTGGCAGCAGATCTCCCCGCCTCGTCATCCCGGACGAAGCGAAGCGCAGATCCGGGATCTCCCGACCAGTGTTTCCGGCGCCTGCTCCGGCACGAGATCCCGACTCAAGGCCGGGATGACGAGTTTGTAAACGGGCTCAATAAACCTCGAACAAACCGGCAGCCCCCATGCCGCCGCCCACGCACATGGTGACGACGACATATCTCACCCCGCGGCGCTTGCCCTCGATCAGGGCGTGGCCCACCAGGCGGGCGCCCGACATGCCGTAGGGGTGGCCGACGGCGATGGCGCCGCCGTCCACGTTCAGGCGCTCGTCGGGAATCCCCAGCCGGTCGCGGCAATAGAGCACCTGGACCGCGAAGGCCTCGTTCAATTCCCACAGCCCGATGTCGTCGACCTTCAGGCCGTGGC is a window of Oleomonas cavernae DNA encoding:
- a CDS encoding TetR/AcrR family transcriptional regulator; this encodes MVRRTPLMPNSQVKRRLAAEDRRAQILAVAQELFVTQGVEATSIRRIATMAGVTSPVIYHHFEDKEALLLAVCQEFFKGLIAIGDAAPAPDDEREGPFTRLRGIMRAYVMFGLENPDIYKLVFMSHIASLKRDKFPKGHRRRPGAPPPGEDEGFGMRAFAVLEGEIERLMALGRLKGDDPYALAEVVWATGHGMVSLMITHADFEWTPLDKFLDLSVEAMLHGIAR
- a CDS encoding HAD-IA family hydrolase, which codes for MPHAGLKVGSTTGYVRSIMERLVPIAAAQGYTPDNLVCAGDLADGRPGPLMMYRTFADLGVAPPHTVVKIDDTEPGILEGKASGTWTVGLSISGNMVGLSLDEWTALDPAEQARLRARAEAKHNALDVDYVIDSVADLMPVLEDIDLRLSRGGRPNP